In Massilia antarctica, the following are encoded in one genomic region:
- a CDS encoding CmpA/NrtA family ABC transporter substrate-binding protein: protein MAETKMNQLRTVRIGFMPLSDCASLVMAAECGFDRQYGIRIVLSRETSWANVRDKLGSGALDAAHVLYGLMYGVQLGIGCQQQAMAVLMSLSRNGQAVTLSRALAEQGALDGASLARHMRDVARGYTFAHTFPTGNHAMLLYYWLAAYGIDPLHQARALTVPPAQMVGSLRAGTIDGFCAGEPWGQRAIDEGVGVTAVTSQQIWPDHPGKVLGTTAAFAAGDPGTCRAMIAAVLDASRWIEASQANKEHTATVLAGSAYLNTGRQAIAARLMGQYDNGVGGQWADERALSFHGDGEVNFPYLSDGMWFMTQQRRWGLLREEPDYLGQAQAVNRIDLYRGAAEMTGTPLPSSPMRASTLIDGVRWDGSDPRGYAQSFRIHH, encoded by the coding sequence ATGGCAGAGACAAAAATGAATCAATTGCGCACGGTCAGGATCGGCTTCATGCCGCTGAGCGACTGCGCCTCGCTGGTAATGGCGGCCGAGTGCGGTTTCGACCGTCAATACGGCATCAGGATCGTGCTCAGCCGCGAAACCTCGTGGGCGAACGTGCGCGACAAGCTGGGCTCGGGCGCGCTCGACGCCGCCCACGTGCTGTACGGCCTGATGTACGGCGTGCAGCTGGGCATCGGCTGCCAGCAGCAAGCGATGGCGGTGCTGATGAGCCTGAGCCGCAACGGCCAGGCCGTGACCCTGTCGCGCGCGCTGGCGGAGCAGGGCGCGCTGGATGGGGCGAGCCTGGCGCGGCACATGCGCGACGTGGCGCGCGGCTATACCTTCGCCCACACTTTCCCGACTGGCAATCACGCCATGCTGCTGTATTACTGGCTGGCGGCCTACGGCATCGACCCCTTGCACCAGGCGCGTGCCTTGACGGTGCCGCCGGCCCAGATGGTGGGCAGTCTGAGGGCCGGGACGATCGATGGTTTCTGTGCCGGCGAGCCATGGGGCCAGCGCGCCATCGACGAGGGCGTGGGCGTGACGGCCGTGACCAGCCAGCAGATCTGGCCCGATCACCCGGGCAAGGTGCTGGGAACCACGGCGGCGTTTGCCGCGGGCGATCCGGGCACCTGCCGCGCGATGATCGCGGCGGTGCTCGATGCCAGCCGCTGGATCGAGGCATCGCAGGCCAACAAGGAGCACACGGCCACGGTGCTGGCCGGGTCCGCGTATTTGAATACGGGCAGGCAAGCCATCGCGGCGCGCCTGATGGGGCAGTACGACAATGGCGTGGGCGGCCAGTGGGCCGATGAAAGGGCGCTCAGCTTTCATGGCGACGGCGAAGTGAATTTCCCGTATCTGTCCGATGGCATGTGGTTCATGACGCAGCAGCGGCGCTGGGGATTGCTCAGGGAGGAGCCCGACTACCTGGGACAGGCGCAGGCGGTCAACCGGATCGATCTGTACCGTGGCGCGGCGGAGATGACAGGGACCCCGCTGCCATCGTCGCCGATGCGCGCGTCGACCCTGATCGACGGCGTGCGCTGGGATGGCAGCGATCCGCGCGGGTATGCGCAATCGTTCCGGATTCATCACTGA
- the nirD gene encoding nitrite reductase small subunit NirD codes for MHRDIELTNWTAVCSLDEIVPNTGVCALLGGEQVAVFHVADAEERVFAIGNYDANSGVSVLSRGLVGSLGERIVVASPIYKQHFDLFTGECLEAPEHSVPSYRARVQDGKVWVCA; via the coding sequence ATGCACCGCGATATCGAACTGACCAACTGGACTGCCGTCTGCTCGCTCGACGAGATCGTCCCCAACACCGGCGTGTGCGCGCTGCTCGGCGGCGAGCAGGTCGCCGTGTTCCACGTGGCCGACGCCGAAGAACGCGTCTTCGCCATCGGGAACTACGATGCGAACAGCGGCGTGTCCGTGCTCTCGCGCGGGCTGGTGGGCAGCCTGGGCGAGCGCATCGTGGTGGCCTCGCCCATCTACAAACAGCACTTCGACCTGTTCACCGGCGAATGCCTGGAAGCGCCGGAACATTCGGTGCCGAGCTACCGCGCACGGGTCCAGGACGGCAAGGTGTGGGTCTGCGCATGA
- a CDS encoding metal-dependent hydrolase, whose amino-acid sequence MDNLSHSLVGLAVGELVHRTLPAEADPAQHGIRRRLMLVACCAASNFPDLDLVLSGLLPQPLGYLLHHRGHTHTLLYGVPQALLLIALLWILWPGARTLLRASNAARAGLLAAVGAGFLLHLGMDALNSYGVHPFYPVDPRWIYGDMVFILEPVFWVAGAVPLAMMLGSRVRRGLLLAALAALLVFFTARGFLHWGSLIALLAFGAGLALLQRGAGKNGKRALCAGLLGAVAFVAMQGAAMQRGKTIVADRLRLLDPASTLLDTAMTAFPANPACWMFVSAERDAVAGTYRMRRGMVSVAPDVLALDACPAALSEGARERQAQIVINWSQEMSLARLRALRAGNCRIDAWLRFARMPALGPDTGFDVRFSNTPAGNFTTLPIDGANSQPCPGGVPAWGYPRADLL is encoded by the coding sequence ATGGATAATTTAAGTCATTCCCTGGTTGGACTGGCCGTCGGCGAACTGGTTCACCGTACTTTGCCGGCCGAAGCCGATCCGGCCCAGCACGGCATCCGGCGCCGCCTGATGCTCGTTGCGTGCTGTGCCGCCAGCAATTTTCCCGACCTCGACCTGGTGCTCAGCGGGCTGCTGCCCCAGCCGCTGGGCTACCTGCTGCATCACCGCGGCCATACTCACACCCTGCTGTATGGAGTGCCGCAGGCGCTGCTGCTGATCGCGCTGCTGTGGATACTGTGGCCGGGGGCGCGTACCCTGCTGCGCGCGAGCAATGCGGCCCGCGCCGGACTGCTCGCGGCCGTCGGCGCCGGCTTCCTGCTGCATCTGGGAATGGATGCGCTGAACTCGTACGGCGTGCATCCCTTCTATCCTGTCGATCCGCGCTGGATTTACGGCGACATGGTCTTTATCCTGGAACCTGTGTTCTGGGTGGCCGGCGCCGTTCCGCTGGCGATGATGCTGGGCAGCCGCGTCCGGCGTGGACTGCTGCTGGCCGCGCTGGCCGCCCTGCTCGTCTTCTTCACCGCGCGCGGCTTTCTGCACTGGGGCTCGCTGATCGCCCTGCTCGCGTTCGGCGCCGGGCTTGCGCTATTGCAGCGAGGTGCCGGCAAGAACGGCAAGCGGGCCTTGTGCGCCGGCCTGCTGGGCGCCGTCGCCTTTGTGGCCATGCAGGGCGCGGCGATGCAGCGAGGCAAAACCATCGTGGCCGACCGGCTGCGCCTGCTCGACCCGGCCAGTACCCTGCTCGACACCGCCATGACAGCCTTTCCCGCCAACCCGGCCTGCTGGATGTTCGTGTCGGCCGAACGCGACGCCGTTGCCGGCACCTACCGGATGCGGCGCGGCATGGTCAGCGTGGCGCCGGACGTGCTCGCGCTCGATGCCTGTCCCGCGGCACTGTCGGAAGGCGCGCGCGAACGGCAGGCGCAGATCGTCATCAACTGGAGCCAGGAAATGTCCTTGGCACGCTTGCGCGCGCTGCGGGCCGGCAACTGCCGCATCGACGCCTGGTTGCGCTTCGCGCGCATGCCCGCGCTGGGTCCGGATACCGGATTCGACGTCCGCTTCAGCAACACCCCGGCCGGCAATTTCACGACCTTGCCCATCGATGGCGCCAACAGCCAGCCCTGCCCCGGCGGCGTGCCGGCCTGGGGCTATCCGCGTGCGGATCTGCTGTAA
- a CDS encoding MFS transporter, giving the protein MATKANTIDLFSISTPQMRAFHLTWMAFFVCFFAWFACAPLMPIIKGEFGLTLAQVANINIAAVAITILVRLIVGPMCDRFGPRKAYTGLLLLGAIPVLGVAASQSYESFLFFRLGIGAVGASFVITQYHTSVMFSSKVVGTANAAAAGWGNAGGGAAQALMPLLVGALLMLGVSEAAGWRMALLVPGVLMLVMAGLYWKFTQDCPQGNYDDMQAAGIPIEGGKKGGWESFKAASANHRVWLLFVTYGACFGIEIFIHNIAAVYYVDHFKLTLKEAGMAAGSFGLLALFARALGGWVSDKMAIRGTINSRVTLLFVMMIGEGAGLLWFAKADSVTFAVIAMLVFGLFTHMACGATYALVPFVDSKALGGVAGIIGAGGNVGAVAAGFLMKGTGDIGQTLTILSGLVLLSALCAIAVRLSAAVDDRPVAVNNAVA; this is encoded by the coding sequence ATGGCCACCAAAGCAAACACCATCGACCTTTTCAGTATCAGCACACCGCAGATGCGCGCCTTCCACCTGACCTGGATGGCTTTCTTCGTCTGCTTCTTCGCCTGGTTCGCCTGCGCCCCGCTGATGCCCATCATCAAAGGCGAATTCGGCCTGACCCTCGCCCAGGTCGCCAACATCAACATTGCGGCCGTCGCCATCACGATTCTGGTACGCCTGATCGTCGGCCCCATGTGCGACCGCTTCGGCCCGCGCAAGGCCTACACCGGCCTGCTGCTGCTCGGCGCCATCCCGGTGCTTGGCGTGGCGGCGTCGCAAAGCTACGAAAGCTTCCTGTTCTTCCGCCTCGGCATCGGCGCGGTCGGCGCCAGCTTCGTCATCACCCAGTACCACACCTCCGTCATGTTCAGCTCCAAGGTCGTCGGCACCGCCAACGCGGCTGCCGCCGGCTGGGGCAATGCCGGCGGCGGCGCGGCCCAGGCGCTGATGCCCCTGCTGGTCGGCGCGCTGCTGATGCTGGGCGTGAGCGAGGCGGCCGGCTGGCGGATGGCGCTGCTGGTTCCCGGCGTGCTGATGCTCGTCATGGCGGGTCTCTACTGGAAATTCACCCAGGATTGCCCGCAAGGTAATTACGACGACATGCAAGCCGCTGGCATTCCCATCGAAGGTGGGAAAAAAGGCGGCTGGGAGAGCTTCAAGGCGGCCAGCGCCAACCACCGCGTATGGCTGCTGTTTGTCACCTACGGGGCCTGCTTCGGCATCGAGATCTTCATCCACAACATCGCCGCCGTGTATTACGTCGACCACTTCAAGCTGACCCTGAAGGAAGCCGGCATGGCCGCCGGCAGCTTCGGCCTGCTGGCGCTGTTCGCCCGTGCCCTGGGCGGCTGGGTCTCGGACAAGATGGCCATCCGCGGCACCATCAACAGCAGGGTCACCTTGCTGTTCGTGATGATGATCGGCGAAGGCGCCGGCCTGCTGTGGTTCGCCAAGGCCGACAGCGTCACCTTCGCGGTGATCGCCATGCTGGTCTTCGGCCTGTTCACCCACATGGCTTGCGGCGCCACCTACGCCCTGGTGCCTTTTGTGGACAGCAAGGCGCTGGGCGGCGTGGCCGGCATCATCGGCGCCGGCGGCAACGTGGGCGCGGTCGCCGCGGGCTTCCTCATGAAAGGCACCGGCGACATCGGCCAAACCCTCACCATCCTCAGCGGCCTGGTGCTGCTGTCGGCGCTGTGCGCCATCGCGGTCAGGCTCAGCGCCGCCGTGGACGACCGTCCGGTCGCCGTCAATAACGCAGTCGCGTAA
- a CDS encoding SixA phosphatase family protein: MRMRSSLFGGLFLAAALLAPGLASADPTIIYLVRHGEKGSVDKDPALTTQGQARARNIAAMLKTTGIAHIYSSTAQRTRQTAQPLATELGLQVQVYDPAQSAKLVGEVKAAGGTALVVGHSNTVPELVRLFGGKPGSDIGEDEFDRLYQLIVEKDGQVTTVLLHSVAP; encoded by the coding sequence ATGCGCATGCGTTCTTCCCTCTTCGGCGGCCTGTTCCTGGCCGCGGCCCTGCTGGCGCCCGGTCTGGCATCGGCCGACCCGACCATCATTTATCTGGTCCGGCATGGAGAAAAGGGATCGGTCGACAAGGATCCCGCGTTGACAACCCAAGGCCAGGCGCGTGCGCGCAATATCGCCGCCATGCTCAAGACGACCGGGATCGCGCATATTTACAGCAGCACGGCGCAGCGTACCCGCCAGACCGCCCAGCCACTTGCCACCGAGCTGGGCTTGCAGGTGCAGGTGTACGACCCAGCGCAGAGCGCCAAACTGGTCGGTGAAGTCAAGGCGGCGGGAGGTACTGCCCTGGTGGTCGGCCATTCGAATACCGTGCCCGAACTGGTGCGCCTGTTCGGCGGCAAACCCGGTAGCGATATCGGGGAGGATGAATTCGACCGGCTGTATCAGCTGATCGTCGAGAAAGATGGCCAGGTGACAACCGTGTTGCTGCATTCCGTGGCGCCTTGA
- a CDS encoding NAD(P)/FAD-dependent oxidoreductase: MKPAIAPVARQSLVVIGNGMAGMRTVEEMLKLAPELYDITVFGAEPHGNYNRILLSPLLAGEKNIDDIMLHTREWYAANGITLHAGDPVVHIDRRKRMVRSQSGREVWYDRLLLATGSKPFIVPVPGHKLAGVIGFRDIQDVDTMLEAARGGGHAVVIGGGLLGLEAANGLLRRGMQVTVVHMMDSLMNQQLDKPAALLLKSALELKGLRFLLEAHTSEIVGDTRVKAVRFKDGKEIPADLVVMAAGVRPNIELAQSAGLHCERAIVVDDTLQTYDPRVYAVGECVQHRSATFGLVAPIWDQAKVCGAHLARNGHRRYVQQATPTKLKVTGVDLYSVGDFIGGEGSEDLVLRDPRRGIYKRLVLAGNRIAGAVLYGDVQDGPWYFGLIQNRTDISAMRSRLLFGEALCAQAA; encoded by the coding sequence ATGAAGCCGGCCATAGCGCCCGTCGCCAGGCAATCGCTGGTTGTCATCGGCAATGGCATGGCCGGCATGCGCACGGTCGAGGAAATGCTCAAGCTGGCGCCGGAGCTGTACGACATCACGGTGTTCGGCGCCGAGCCGCATGGTAACTACAATCGCATCCTGCTCTCGCCGCTGCTGGCCGGCGAAAAAAATATCGACGACATCATGCTGCACACGCGCGAATGGTATGCCGCCAACGGCATCACCCTGCACGCGGGCGACCCTGTGGTGCACATCGACCGCCGCAAGCGCATGGTACGTTCGCAGTCGGGCCGCGAAGTCTGGTACGACCGGCTGCTGCTGGCCACCGGCTCCAAGCCGTTCATCGTGCCGGTGCCGGGCCATAAACTGGCAGGGGTGATCGGCTTTCGCGACATCCAGGATGTCGATACGATGCTGGAAGCGGCCCGCGGCGGCGGCCACGCGGTCGTCATCGGCGGCGGCTTGCTCGGGCTGGAGGCGGCCAACGGCCTGCTGCGGCGCGGCATGCAGGTCACCGTGGTGCACATGATGGATAGCCTGATGAACCAGCAGCTCGACAAGCCGGCCGCGCTGCTTTTGAAATCCGCGCTGGAGCTCAAGGGCCTGCGCTTCCTGCTCGAAGCGCACACCAGCGAGATCGTGGGCGACACGCGCGTCAAAGCCGTGCGCTTCAAGGATGGCAAGGAAATCCCGGCCGACCTGGTGGTCATGGCGGCCGGCGTGCGTCCGAATATCGAACTGGCCCAATCGGCCGGCCTGCACTGCGAGCGCGCCATCGTGGTCGACGATACCTTGCAGACTTACGATCCGCGCGTCTACGCGGTGGGCGAGTGCGTGCAGCACCGCAGCGCCACGTTCGGCCTGGTGGCCCCGATCTGGGACCAGGCCAAGGTCTGCGGCGCCCACCTGGCGCGCAACGGCCATCGCCGCTACGTACAGCAAGCCACGCCCACCAAGCTGAAAGTGACCGGCGTCGACCTGTATTCGGTGGGCGACTTTATCGGCGGCGAGGGCAGCGAAGACCTGGTATTGCGCGATCCGCGCCGCGGCATCTACAAACGCCTGGTGCTGGCCGGGAACCGGATCGCGGGCGCGGTCCTGTACGGCGACGTGCAGGATGGCCCGTGGTACTTCGGCCTGATCCAGAACCGCACCGACATATCGGCCATGCGCAGCCGCCTGCTGTTCGGCGAAGCGCTGTGCGCCCAAGCCGCCTGA
- the nirB gene encoding nitrite reductase large subunit NirB, which produces MKIIVIGHGMVGHKFLESLGAAGAPALDVTVLCEEPRPAYDRVHLSEFFAGKSAEDLSLVPAGFFEGGNMLLKLNAKAVAVDREAKTVTVGSGEVLAYDKLVFATGSYPFVPPLAGKDRKDCFVYRTIEDLEAMLECGKRSKTGVVIGGGLLGLECAKALRDMQLQTHVVEFAPRLMAVQVDDGGARVLRAKIEDLGVTVHTQKNTLEIVDGEEGTHRMRFADGSHLDTDMIVFSAGIRPRDDLARLCGLTIGARGGIAIDNSCLTSDPDVYAIGECALWNGQLFGLVAPGYDMARVAARHLQGEGAAFTGADMSTKLKLMGVDVASIGDPHAVSPGSRSYQFTDERKQVYKKIVVSDCGKFLLGGVMVGDASEYGTLLQMMLNKIELPESPEFLILPQSDGKARPGLGVDALPDTAQICSCNDVSKGDLCAAVCGGATTIGALKSCTKAGSTCGGCVALVTQVMKAEMKKQGMAVDNHVCEHFPYSRQEIYHLVKVGRITSFEDLLAQHGTGRGCDICKPMAANVLASTWNDFVLKPEHASLQDSNDYFLGNIQKDGTYSVVPRMAGGEVTADGLIAVGTVAKKYGLYTKITGGQRVDLFGARVEQLPFIWEELIEAGFESGHAYGKSLRTVKSCVGSTWCRYGVADSVGFAIELENRYKGLRTPHKIKFGVSGCTRECAEAQGKDVGLIATEKGWNLYVCGNGGMKPRHAELIASDLDQETVVRYIDRFLMFYVRTADRLQRTSVWRDNLEGGLDYLKSVVIDDKLHLAAELEADMQHVVDTYACEWKHAVNDPATRQRFRHFVNSDQADQNVVFMPERGQIRPATIEERKRVIPLIVKTA; this is translated from the coding sequence ATGAAGATCATCGTCATCGGCCACGGCATGGTAGGCCACAAATTCCTCGAGTCGCTCGGCGCCGCCGGTGCGCCGGCGCTCGACGTGACGGTCCTGTGCGAAGAACCGCGTCCCGCCTACGACCGCGTGCACCTGTCGGAATTCTTTGCCGGTAAATCGGCCGAGGACCTGTCCCTGGTGCCGGCCGGTTTCTTCGAGGGCGGCAATATGCTGCTCAAGCTGAATGCGAAAGCGGTCGCCGTCGACCGCGAAGCGAAGACCGTCACTGTCGGCAGCGGCGAAGTGCTGGCCTACGACAAACTGGTGTTCGCCACCGGCTCCTACCCGTTCGTGCCGCCGCTGGCCGGCAAGGACCGCAAGGATTGCTTCGTCTACCGCACCATCGAAGACCTGGAAGCGATGCTCGAATGCGGCAAGCGCTCCAAAACCGGCGTGGTGATCGGCGGCGGCCTGCTCGGCCTGGAATGCGCCAAGGCCCTGCGCGACATGCAGTTGCAGACCCACGTGGTGGAATTTGCCCCGCGCCTGATGGCGGTGCAGGTCGACGATGGCGGCGCGCGCGTGCTGCGCGCCAAAATCGAAGACCTGGGTGTGACCGTCCACACCCAAAAGAACACACTCGAAATCGTCGACGGCGAAGAGGGCACGCACCGCATGCGCTTTGCCGACGGCAGCCATCTGGACACCGACATGATCGTGTTCTCGGCCGGGATTCGCCCGCGCGACGACCTGGCGCGCCTGTGCGGCCTGACGATCGGCGCGCGCGGCGGCATCGCCATCGATAACAGCTGCCTGACCTCGGACCCGGATGTCTACGCCATCGGCGAGTGCGCGCTGTGGAACGGCCAGCTGTTCGGCCTGGTGGCGCCGGGCTACGACATGGCCCGCGTGGCCGCGCGCCACCTGCAAGGCGAAGGCGCCGCCTTCACCGGCGCCGACATGAGCACCAAGCTCAAACTGATGGGCGTGGACGTGGCCAGCATCGGCGACCCGCATGCGGTGAGCCCGGGCAGCCGCTCTTACCAGTTCACCGACGAGCGCAAACAGGTGTACAAGAAAATCGTCGTCTCCGACTGCGGCAAGTTCCTGCTCGGCGGCGTGATGGTGGGCGACGCCAGCGAGTACGGCACCCTGCTGCAGATGATGTTGAATAAAATCGAGCTGCCCGAGTCGCCCGAATTTCTCATCCTGCCGCAAAGCGACGGCAAGGCGCGCCCGGGCCTTGGTGTGGACGCCTTGCCCGACACGGCCCAGATCTGCTCCTGCAACGATGTCTCCAAGGGCGACCTGTGCGCCGCCGTGTGCGGCGGTGCCACCACCATCGGCGCGCTGAAAAGCTGCACCAAGGCCGGCTCCACCTGCGGCGGCTGCGTGGCCCTGGTCACGCAGGTGATGAAGGCGGAAATGAAAAAGCAGGGCATGGCCGTCGACAACCACGTCTGCGAACACTTCCCGTACTCGCGCCAGGAGATTTATCACCTGGTCAAGGTCGGACGAATCACCTCCTTCGAGGACCTGCTGGCGCAGCACGGCACGGGGCGCGGTTGCGACATCTGCAAACCGATGGCCGCCAACGTGCTGGCGTCGACCTGGAACGACTTCGTGCTGAAACCCGAACACGCCAGCCTGCAGGATTCGAACGACTACTTCCTCGGTAACATCCAGAAGGATGGCACCTATTCGGTGGTGCCGCGCATGGCGGGCGGGGAAGTGACGGCCGATGGCCTGATCGCGGTCGGCACGGTCGCCAAAAAATACGGGCTGTACACCAAGATCACCGGCGGCCAGCGGGTCGACCTGTTCGGCGCCCGGGTCGAGCAGCTGCCGTTTATCTGGGAAGAACTGATCGAGGCCGGTTTCGAGTCGGGCCATGCGTACGGCAAGTCGCTGCGCACCGTCAAATCGTGCGTCGGCTCGACCTGGTGCCGCTATGGCGTGGCCGACAGCGTCGGTTTCGCGATCGAGCTGGAAAACCGCTACAAGGGCTTGCGCACGCCGCACAAGATCAAGTTCGGTGTGTCCGGCTGCACCCGCGAATGCGCCGAAGCGCAGGGCAAGGACGTCGGCCTGATCGCCACCGAAAAGGGCTGGAACCTGTACGTGTGCGGTAACGGCGGCATGAAGCCGCGCCACGCGGAACTGATCGCCTCGGATCTGGACCAGGAAACCGTGGTGCGCTACATCGACCGCTTCCTGATGTTTTATGTCCGTACGGCCGACCGCCTGCAACGCACCAGCGTCTGGCGCGACAACCTCGAAGGCGGCCTCGATTACCTCAAATCGGTCGTCATCGACGACAAGCTGCACCTGGCCGCCGAACTCGAAGCCGATATGCAGCACGTGGTCGACACCTACGCCTGCGAGTGGAAGCATGCCGTCAACGATCCGGCCACGCGCCAGCGCTTCCGCCATTTCGTGAACAGCGACCAGGCCGACCAGAACGTGGTCTTCATGCCCGAGCGCGGCCAGATTCGTCCGGCCACGATCGAAGAGCGCAAGCGCGTCATTCCACTCATCGTCAAAACCGCCTAA
- a CDS encoding ANTAR domain-containing response regulator, protein MPKTPAQPPRKLRIVVVNTIVPEGGEHDLALAAQVLRGNALRIGLLESGYDIVASLPADLFLPERIAQLQPDMIIIDAESDARDVLEHIVIATRDERRPIVLFTEDTTTSSMDAAMAAGVSAYIVAGLQSERIKPVLNVALARFRQEQKLLAELSETRHKLAERKVIDRAKGILMTHHRLTEDQAYQKLRSMAMNKNLKLAEIAQRILDVEDLLG, encoded by the coding sequence ATGCCCAAAACCCCCGCGCAACCCCCACGCAAGCTGCGCATTGTCGTCGTCAATACGATCGTGCCGGAAGGCGGCGAGCACGACCTTGCCCTGGCCGCCCAGGTCTTGCGCGGCAATGCGCTGCGCATCGGCCTGCTCGAATCGGGCTACGATATTGTCGCTTCGCTGCCCGCCGATCTCTTTCTGCCCGAAAGGATCGCTCAGCTGCAACCCGACATGATCATCATCGATGCCGAATCGGACGCGCGCGACGTGCTCGAACACATCGTCATCGCCACCCGCGACGAGCGCCGCCCGATCGTGCTCTTCACCGAGGACACCACCACCAGCAGCATGGACGCGGCCATGGCCGCGGGCGTGTCGGCCTACATCGTGGCCGGCTTGCAGTCCGAACGCATCAAGCCGGTGCTGAACGTGGCGTTGGCGCGCTTTCGCCAGGAGCAGAAGTTGCTGGCCGAACTGAGCGAGACGCGCCACAAGCTGGCCGAGCGCAAGGTCATCGACCGCGCCAAGGGCATCCTGATGACCCATCACCGGCTGACCGAAGACCAGGCTTACCAGAAACTGCGCAGCATGGCAATGAACAAGAATTTGAAGCTGGCGGAGATTGCCCAGCGCATCCTCGATGTCGAGGATCTGCTCGGTTAA
- a CDS encoding universal stress protein, whose amino-acid sequence MEYKTILVHVDESTQAAARIDTAARLATEHNAHLIGTALTNVPPRLLLLSGLDPSLPPMQAPLAELRRLADSALDAFEQRAIGLGVLSVERRRMEEEIGLGVSLQARYCDLVVIGRHDAAHPSPGVRADFPEYVLLNSTKPVLVLPPTMQGPSLGQRIVAAWNGSAPASRAIASAIPLMQRARQVDIVVIDARAQGDLHGAMPGADLALYLARHGIRVNVREVDSHIDPGPALLGAAGEAGADLIVMGAYGRSRFREVLLGGATRTLLRTSTLPLWMAH is encoded by the coding sequence ATGGAGTACAAAACGATCCTGGTGCATGTCGACGAGTCGACGCAGGCCGCTGCGCGCATCGACACCGCAGCCCGGCTGGCCACCGAGCACAATGCGCATCTGATCGGCACCGCGCTGACCAATGTGCCCCCGCGCCTGCTCCTGCTCAGCGGGCTCGATCCCAGCTTGCCGCCGATGCAGGCTCCGCTGGCCGAGTTGCGTCGGCTGGCGGACAGCGCGCTGGACGCTTTCGAGCAGCGCGCTATCGGGCTAGGCGTGCTGTCGGTCGAACGGCGCCGGATGGAGGAAGAAATCGGGCTTGGTGTGAGCCTGCAGGCGCGTTATTGCGACCTGGTCGTGATCGGCCGGCATGATGCCGCGCATCCCTCGCCGGGTGTGCGCGCCGATTTTCCCGAGTATGTCCTGCTCAACTCCACCAAGCCGGTGCTGGTGCTGCCTCCGACCATGCAGGGGCCATCCCTGGGGCAGCGGATTGTGGCCGCCTGGAACGGCAGCGCCCCGGCCAGCCGCGCGATCGCCAGTGCGATTCCGTTGATGCAACGCGCGCGCCAGGTCGACATCGTGGTGATCGATGCGCGGGCCCAGGGCGACTTGCACGGTGCGATGCCGGGGGCGGACCTGGCCTTGTATCTGGCGCGGCACGGAATCCGGGTCAATGTGCGCGAAGTCGACAGTCACATCGATCCGGGACCGGCGCTGCTGGGGGCGGCTGGCGAGGCGGGCGCCGACCTGATCGTGATGGGCGCTTACGGCCGCTCGCGCTTTCGCGAAGTCTTGCTCGGCGGCGCGACCAGGACCTTGCTCCGGACATCGACCTTGCCGCTCTGGATGGCGCATTAA
- a CDS encoding AraC family transcriptional regulator yields the protein MPTPPSRQDRMIALLGRLAPSEGTTGSALGEVRFMRANRAMPRGPVLYEPCIVIVCQGRKRGYLGERSFIYDAQQFLVLSVPLPFESETDASEAEPLLALKMDIDLAVAAELALALGSAPSAHSAPVSMCSTAMDDTMGDAVLRLLEVLLCPVEARVLGPGIVREILYRVLTGEQGGAVRAALAQHSQFGKIGKALRRIHAGFSGELDVPTLAHEAGMSVAAFHANFKAVTQTSPIQYLKSTRLHKARLLMVQEGMSASSASNRVGYESSSQFSREFKRFFGRSPVQEAAVMKTMLSQAPSEPQGYVSAH from the coding sequence ATGCCCACGCCGCCGAGCAGACAAGACCGCATGATCGCCTTGCTGGGCAGGCTTGCGCCGTCCGAGGGCACCACCGGATCGGCGCTCGGCGAGGTACGTTTCATGCGCGCGAACCGGGCCATGCCGCGCGGGCCTGTGCTGTACGAGCCATGCATCGTGATCGTGTGCCAGGGGCGCAAGCGCGGGTATCTCGGTGAACGGAGCTTCATTTACGATGCCCAGCAGTTTCTGGTGCTGTCGGTGCCCTTGCCCTTCGAGAGCGAGACCGACGCCAGCGAAGCCGAGCCGCTGCTGGCGCTGAAGATGGACATCGATCTGGCGGTTGCTGCCGAGCTTGCGCTGGCGCTCGGTTCCGCCCCGTCGGCCCACAGCGCGCCGGTGAGCATGTGCTCGACCGCCATGGATGACACGATGGGCGACGCCGTGCTGCGCCTGCTCGAAGTGCTGCTGTGCCCGGTGGAGGCGCGCGTGCTGGGGCCTGGCATCGTGCGTGAAATCCTGTACCGCGTGCTGACCGGGGAGCAGGGTGGGGCGGTGCGCGCGGCGCTGGCCCAGCACAGCCAGTTCGGCAAGATCGGCAAGGCCTTGCGCCGCATCCATGCCGGTTTCAGCGGCGAGCTGGACGTGCCGACATTGGCGCATGAGGCGGGCATGAGCGTGGCGGCTTTTCACGCCAACTTCAAGGCGGTGACGCAAACCTCGCCGATCCAGTATCTCAAGAGCACACGGCTGCACAAGGCCAGGCTGCTGATGGTGCAGGAAGGCATGAGCGCCTCGTCGGCATCGAATCGTGTCGGCTACGAAAGCAGTTCGCAGTTCAGCCGCGAATTCAAGCGCTTTTTCGGCCGCAGTCCGGTGCAGGAAGCAGCAGTGATGAAGACGATGCTGAGCCAGGCGCCAAGCGAGCCGCAGGGCTACGTCAGCGCGCATTAA